A portion of the Micromonospora vinacea genome contains these proteins:
- a CDS encoding cellulase family glycosylhydrolase encodes MFRPKALGGAVTALVTVAAGVFLAAAVSTSPAVAAGTGTGYLHTSGNQIVDSTGATVRLTGINWFGMETDNKTFHGLWSNNPWRGQLDTMARLGYNTLRVPYSNDALKPGATASGINDFVNPDLIGLSPLQILDKVIDYAGSKGMRIILDRHRPTAAGQSPLWYTSTVSEATWINDWKMLAQRYAGNPTVIGADLHNEPHAEGTNPAATGACWGCGDTTRDWRLAAERAGNAILGVQPNWLIFVEGVSCPSGGLSNVWDGDTSNDEDCGWWGGNLSKAGQFPVRLTVANRLVYSPHEYATSVYRQTWFDAPDYPANMPAIWDKYFGYLYKQNIAPIMMGEFGSTLVDPKDKVWLEKLMAYTGTGVTGMSFTYWSWNPNSGDTGGIALDDWTNVNTAKQAILQPYLIAPSGGGGPTGGPTDPPTDPPAGACTATYRQVNAWQGGFQGELTVKNTGSGAVNPWAVTWSWPSGVTLGSGWNATVTQSGTTVTAAAPSHAPSLPVGGSVTVGFTANGTASAPGTVKLSGASC; translated from the coding sequence ATGTTCCGTCCCAAAGCTCTCGGCGGCGCGGTCACCGCGCTCGTCACCGTCGCGGCCGGCGTGTTCCTCGCCGCCGCCGTCAGCACCAGCCCGGCCGTTGCCGCTGGCACCGGTACCGGTTATCTGCATACCAGCGGCAACCAGATCGTGGACAGCACCGGCGCGACGGTCCGGTTGACCGGCATCAACTGGTTCGGCATGGAGACCGACAACAAGACCTTCCACGGGCTGTGGTCGAACAACCCGTGGCGGGGGCAGCTCGACACCATGGCTCGGCTGGGCTACAACACGTTGCGGGTGCCGTACTCGAACGACGCGCTGAAGCCGGGCGCGACCGCCAGTGGGATCAACGACTTCGTCAACCCGGACCTGATCGGGCTGTCGCCGTTGCAGATCCTGGACAAGGTGATCGACTACGCCGGCAGCAAGGGCATGCGGATCATCCTGGACCGGCACCGGCCGACGGCGGCCGGGCAGTCGCCGCTCTGGTACACGTCGACGGTCTCCGAGGCGACCTGGATCAACGACTGGAAGATGCTCGCCCAGCGGTACGCGGGCAACCCGACGGTGATCGGCGCCGACCTGCACAACGAGCCGCACGCGGAGGGCACCAACCCGGCGGCCACCGGGGCGTGCTGGGGCTGTGGTGACACCACCCGGGACTGGCGGCTCGCCGCCGAGCGGGCCGGGAACGCCATCCTCGGTGTCCAGCCCAACTGGTTGATCTTCGTGGAGGGGGTGAGCTGCCCGAGCGGCGGCCTCTCCAACGTGTGGGACGGCGACACCAGCAACGACGAGGACTGCGGTTGGTGGGGTGGCAACCTGTCGAAGGCGGGGCAGTTCCCGGTCCGGTTGACCGTGGCGAACCGGTTGGTCTACTCGCCGCACGAGTACGCCACCTCGGTGTACCGGCAGACCTGGTTCGACGCCCCGGACTACCCGGCGAACATGCCGGCCATCTGGGACAAGTACTTCGGTTACCTGTACAAGCAGAACATCGCGCCGATCATGATGGGCGAGTTCGGCAGCACCCTGGTCGACCCGAAGGACAAGGTGTGGCTGGAGAAGCTGATGGCGTACACCGGGACCGGGGTGACCGGGATGTCCTTCACCTACTGGTCGTGGAACCCCAACTCGGGTGACACCGGCGGTATCGCTCTTGACGACTGGACCAACGTCAACACCGCCAAGCAGGCGATCCTCCAGCCGTACCTGATCGCGCCGTCCGGTGGCGGCGGGCCGACCGGTGGTCCGACGGACCCGCCGACGGACCCGCCGGCCGGCGCCTGCACGGCCACCTACCGGCAGGTCAACGCCTGGCAGGGCGGCTTCCAGGGCGAGTTGACAGTGAAGAACACCGGTTCGGGCGCGGTGAACCCATGGGCGGTCACCTGGAGTTGGCCGTCCGGGGTGACGTTGGGCAGTGGCTGGAACGCCACAGTCACGCAGTCCGGCACGACGGTCACCGCGGCCGCTCCGAGCCACGCTCCGTCGCTGCCGGTGGGCGGATCGGTCACAGTGGGCTTCACTGCCAACGGCACGGCGAGCGCGCCGGGCACTGTGAAACTCAGCGGCGCCAGCTGCTGA
- the nrdR gene encoding transcriptional regulator NrdR, with protein sequence MRCPYCRHADSRVVDSREADDGQLIRRRRSCPECGKRFTTVEEAVLAVVKRSGVTEPFSRTKIIGGVRKACQGRPVDDDSLALLAQRVEETVRAKGAAEIPSHDVGLAILGPLRDLDEIAYLRFASVYRSFDSLADFEREIETLRAAARAREQGRADAVEAAGRTS encoded by the coding sequence ATGCGGTGTCCGTACTGCCGGCACGCTGACTCCCGGGTGGTCGACTCGCGGGAGGCCGACGACGGCCAGCTCATCCGACGGCGGCGTTCCTGCCCGGAGTGCGGCAAGCGGTTCACCACCGTCGAGGAGGCGGTCCTCGCTGTCGTCAAGCGCAGCGGGGTGACCGAGCCGTTCAGTCGCACGAAGATCATCGGCGGGGTGCGTAAGGCGTGCCAGGGCCGGCCGGTGGACGACGACTCACTCGCGCTGCTCGCGCAGCGGGTGGAGGAGACCGTCCGGGCCAAGGGGGCCGCCGAGATCCCCAGCCACGACGTGGGCCTGGCGATCCTGGGTCCGCTACGCGACCTGGACGAGATCGCCTACCTGCGGTTCGCCAGCGTCTACCGCTCGTTCGACTCGCTCGCCGACTTCGAGCGCGAGATCGAGACGTTGCGGGCCGCGGCGCGAGCCCGGGAGCAGGGCCGGGCCGATGCGGTTGAGGCCGCCGGCCGTACCAGCTGA
- the dapF gene encoding diaminopimelate epimerase, which yields MEFTKGHGTGNDFVLLPDPDGQLDLTPGLVAALCDRRRGIGADGVLRVVRAAKHPDGAGMAGEAEWFMDYWNADGSFAEMCGNGARVFVRYLLDTGLATPAGAALPVATRAGVVRALVEGDAVSVEMRRPRVYDSSAATLGGLTLTGAVVDVGNPHLVCVLPAGVELSALDLTVAPGFDPAVFPSGVNVEFIVAGDPVDGTDEHSLMRVYERGSAETLSCGTGACAVGAVALRDAGRDTGVVAVDVPGGRLTVTVTSDSCWLSGPAVLVATGEVDLSTLPANV from the coding sequence GTGGAGTTCACCAAGGGCCACGGCACCGGCAACGACTTCGTCCTCCTTCCCGACCCGGACGGTCAGCTCGACCTGACTCCTGGGCTGGTCGCGGCGCTCTGTGACCGGCGTCGGGGCATCGGCGCGGACGGCGTCCTGCGGGTGGTCCGCGCGGCCAAGCACCCGGACGGCGCGGGCATGGCCGGCGAGGCCGAGTGGTTCATGGACTACTGGAACGCCGACGGCTCGTTCGCCGAGATGTGCGGCAACGGCGCCCGGGTGTTCGTGCGCTACCTGCTCGACACCGGCCTGGCCACGCCCGCCGGCGCGGCGCTGCCGGTGGCCACCCGGGCGGGCGTCGTGCGCGCGCTGGTCGAGGGCGACGCCGTGTCAGTGGAGATGCGCCGACCCCGGGTGTACGACAGTTCCGCCGCCACCCTCGGCGGGCTGACCCTGACCGGTGCGGTGGTGGACGTCGGTAACCCGCATCTGGTCTGCGTGCTGCCGGCCGGCGTGGAGTTGTCGGCGCTGGACCTGACCGTCGCGCCGGGGTTCGATCCGGCGGTCTTCCCGAGCGGGGTGAACGTGGAGTTCATCGTGGCGGGCGACCCGGTCGACGGCACCGACGAACATTCCCTGATGCGGGTGTACGAGCGCGGCAGCGCCGAGACCCTGTCCTGCGGTACCGGTGCCTGCGCGGTGGGCGCGGTGGCGCTGCGCGACGCCGGCCGGGACACCGGCGTGGTAGCCGTGGACGTGCCCGGCGGCCGCCTCACGGTGACTGTCACGTCGGACTCCTGCTGGCTCTCCGGCCCAGCCGTCCTGGTGGCCACGGGCGAGGTCGATCTCTCCACCCTGCCCGCCAACGTCTGA
- the miaA gene encoding tRNA (adenosine(37)-N6)-dimethylallyltransferase MiaA, with product MGADVTGDTVGTVVAVVGPTAAGKSALSIALAHALDGEVVNADSMQLYRGMDIGTAKLTLAERDGVPHHLLDIWEVTEPASVAEYQRLARAAVDDILSRGRVPLLVGGSGLYVRAVLERFEFPGTDAALRERLERELAEVGPAPLYARLRAADPVAAEGILPGNGRRIVRALEVIELTGAPFAASLPQPTPYYPSVQLGVDLDTAVLDERIALRVDRMWADGLVPETRELVARGLPEGRTASRALGYQQVLRLLAGELTEAQAHDETVRATRRFVRRQRSWFRRDPRIHWLDSTTPDLIGAALRLVPAAAR from the coding sequence CTGGGAGCGGATGTGACAGGCGACACGGTCGGCACTGTCGTCGCGGTGGTCGGCCCGACGGCGGCCGGCAAGTCGGCGCTGAGCATCGCGTTGGCGCACGCCCTAGACGGGGAGGTAGTCAACGCCGACTCGATGCAGCTCTACCGGGGCATGGACATCGGCACCGCCAAGCTGACCCTCGCCGAGCGGGACGGGGTGCCGCATCACCTGCTGGACATCTGGGAGGTCACCGAGCCGGCGAGCGTCGCGGAGTACCAGCGGCTGGCCCGCGCGGCGGTGGACGACATCCTGTCCCGGGGGCGGGTGCCGCTGCTGGTCGGAGGCTCCGGGCTGTACGTGCGGGCGGTGCTGGAGCGCTTCGAGTTCCCCGGCACCGACGCGGCGCTGCGGGAGCGGCTGGAACGGGAGTTGGCCGAGGTCGGTCCGGCCCCGCTGTACGCGCGGCTGCGCGCCGCCGACCCGGTCGCCGCCGAGGGCATCCTGCCCGGCAACGGTCGGCGGATCGTGCGGGCCCTGGAGGTGATCGAGCTCACCGGAGCGCCGTTCGCCGCGTCGTTGCCGCAGCCCACGCCGTACTACCCGTCGGTGCAGCTCGGCGTCGACCTGGACACCGCCGTGCTGGACGAGCGGATCGCGCTGCGGGTCGACCGCATGTGGGCCGACGGTCTGGTGCCGGAGACCCGGGAGTTGGTCGCACGCGGGCTGCCGGAGGGGCGGACGGCGAGCCGGGCGCTGGGCTACCAGCAGGTGCTGCGCCTGCTCGCCGGTGAGCTGACCGAGGCGCAGGCGCACGACGAGACGGTCCGGGCCACCCGGCGCTTCGTCCGCCGGCAGCGGTCCTGGTTCCGGCGTGACCCGCGGATCCACTGGCTGGACTCGACGACCCCGGACCTGATCGGGGCCGCCCTGCGTCTGGTGCCGGCCGCTGCGCGATGA
- a CDS encoding DUF349 domain-containing protein, whose amino-acid sequence MSDWTAFGRVDADGTVYVKTTEGERVVGSWQAGAPEEGLAHFARRFADLVTEVDLTEARLKSGAADAGHSLSTIRRIRTTLPEANVVGDIDALAARLDKLATLAEEKAGEARAARDAARGEALARKTALVEEAEKLAAESTGWKTAGDRLKEILDEWKTIRGVDKKADGELWKRFAAARDGFTRRRGAHFASLDSQRKQAQTVKEELVAEAEKLQESTDWAATANQLKDLMTQWKAAPRASKEAEQKLWERFRGAQDAFFSRRSEVFSARDNEQRGNLERKQALLAEAEALDIDADPKGAQAKLREIQAQWHEAGRVPREAAAGLERRLRVIDDKVRDVMDSAWRRTTKEDNPLLAQMRAQVAEAEDRLARAQSAGDARRIKEAEQALASKRQFLQLAEQAG is encoded by the coding sequence ATGAGCGACTGGACTGCCTTCGGACGGGTGGACGCGGACGGCACCGTGTACGTCAAGACCACCGAGGGCGAGCGGGTGGTCGGATCCTGGCAGGCGGGAGCACCGGAGGAGGGCCTGGCTCACTTCGCACGTCGCTTCGCCGACCTGGTGACCGAGGTGGACCTGACCGAGGCGCGACTCAAGTCGGGTGCGGCGGACGCCGGGCACTCGTTGAGCACGATCCGGCGGATCCGCACCACGCTGCCCGAGGCCAACGTGGTCGGCGACATCGACGCGCTGGCCGCACGCCTGGACAAGCTGGCGACCCTCGCCGAGGAGAAGGCCGGCGAAGCACGCGCCGCCCGGGACGCCGCTCGCGGTGAGGCTCTGGCCCGCAAGACCGCGCTGGTCGAGGAGGCCGAGAAGCTGGCCGCCGAATCCACCGGGTGGAAGACCGCCGGCGACCGCCTCAAGGAGATCCTCGACGAGTGGAAGACCATCCGCGGGGTCGACAAGAAGGCCGACGGTGAGCTGTGGAAGCGGTTCGCCGCCGCGCGGGACGGCTTCACCCGCCGCCGCGGCGCCCACTTCGCGTCCCTGGACTCGCAGCGCAAGCAGGCGCAGACGGTCAAGGAGGAGCTGGTCGCCGAGGCGGAGAAGCTTCAGGAATCCACCGACTGGGCGGCCACCGCCAACCAGCTCAAGGACCTGATGACCCAGTGGAAGGCCGCGCCGCGCGCCTCCAAGGAGGCCGAGCAGAAGCTCTGGGAACGGTTCCGGGGTGCCCAGGACGCGTTTTTCAGCCGGCGTAGCGAGGTCTTCTCCGCACGGGACAACGAGCAGCGCGGCAACCTGGAGCGCAAGCAGGCCCTGCTCGCCGAGGCCGAGGCGTTGGACATCGACGCCGACCCCAAGGGCGCCCAGGCCAAGCTGCGCGAGATCCAGGCCCAGTGGCACGAGGCCGGCCGGGTCCCCCGCGAGGCGGCCGCCGGGCTGGAGCGCCGACTGCGCGTCATCGACGACAAGGTCCGTGACGTGATGGACTCGGCGTGGCGCCGCACCACCAAGGAGGACAACCCGCTGCTCGCCCAGATGCGGGCGCAGGTGGCGGAGGCCGAGGACCGGCTGGCCCGGGCGCAGAGCGCCGGGGACGCACGCCGGATCAAGGAGGCTGAGCAGGCCCTCGCCTCCAAGCGGCAGTTCCTCCAACTCGCCGAGCAGGCCGGCTGA
- a CDS encoding NAD-dependent malic enzyme: protein MAITRLPSAGFSITIRIAVTADASSIGRLTTSVGEAGAIVTALDVVDSDPTHVIVDLTCDTADAGHADQVVDALTALDGVDVRKVSDRTFLLHLGGKIEVTSKVALRNRDELSRAYTPGVARVCMAIAENPADARRLTIKRNTVAVVSDGSAVLGLGNLGPAASLPVMEGKAALFKRFGGVDAWPVVLDTQDTDEIVQIVKAIAPAYGGINLEDIAAPRCFEIEARLREALDIPVFHDDQHGTAICVLAALTNALRVVGKRLEDVRVVVSGAGAAGTAIMKLLLRQGVGDIIAYDREGALHRGLTGLNSAWQWLAENTNKENYSGDLPGAIRGADVFIGVSAPNLLTGDDIAQMAKDSIVFALANPDPEVDPREARKHAAVVATGRSDQPNQINNVLAFPGVFRGMLDAHAEEFTEEMAIAAARAIADVVGEEKINPTVIVPSVFDSRVAPAVAAAVRAAAHNPSPLPAADPGPADLPEIAANASATP, encoded by the coding sequence GTGGCCATCACCCGACTGCCGAGCGCCGGATTTTCGATCACCATCCGGATCGCCGTGACCGCGGACGCATCCTCGATCGGCCGGCTCACCACCTCCGTCGGCGAGGCCGGTGCGATCGTCACGGCGCTGGACGTGGTGGACTCGGACCCGACCCACGTGATCGTCGACCTGACCTGCGACACCGCCGACGCCGGTCACGCCGACCAGGTGGTCGACGCGCTGACCGCGCTGGACGGCGTTGACGTGCGCAAGGTGTCGGACCGGACGTTCCTCCTGCACCTGGGCGGCAAGATCGAGGTGACCTCGAAGGTCGCGCTGCGCAACCGCGACGAGCTGTCCCGCGCGTACACCCCCGGGGTGGCCCGGGTCTGCATGGCGATCGCCGAGAACCCGGCCGACGCCCGGCGACTGACCATCAAGCGCAACACCGTCGCGGTGGTCAGTGACGGCTCGGCGGTGCTCGGCCTCGGCAACCTCGGCCCGGCCGCGTCGCTGCCGGTGATGGAGGGCAAGGCCGCGCTGTTCAAGCGCTTCGGCGGGGTGGACGCCTGGCCGGTGGTGCTGGACACCCAGGACACCGACGAGATCGTGCAGATCGTGAAGGCGATCGCGCCGGCCTACGGCGGCATCAACCTCGAGGACATCGCCGCGCCGCGCTGCTTCGAGATCGAGGCCCGGCTGCGTGAGGCGCTGGACATCCCGGTCTTCCACGACGACCAGCACGGCACCGCGATCTGCGTGCTGGCCGCGCTGACCAACGCGCTGCGGGTGGTGGGCAAGCGGCTCGAGGACGTCCGGGTGGTCGTCTCCGGAGCCGGCGCGGCCGGCACAGCGATCATGAAGCTGCTGCTGCGCCAGGGCGTCGGCGACATCATCGCGTACGACCGGGAGGGCGCCCTGCACCGTGGGCTGACCGGGCTCAACTCGGCGTGGCAGTGGCTGGCGGAGAACACCAACAAGGAGAACTACTCCGGTGACCTGCCCGGCGCGATCCGGGGCGCCGACGTGTTCATCGGGGTCAGCGCGCCGAACCTGCTCACCGGCGATGACATCGCGCAGATGGCGAAGGACTCGATCGTCTTCGCGCTGGCCAACCCGGACCCGGAGGTCGACCCGCGGGAGGCGCGCAAGCACGCCGCCGTGGTCGCCACCGGCCGCTCGGACCAGCCGAACCAGATCAACAACGTGCTCGCGTTCCCCGGGGTGTTCCGGGGCATGTTGGACGCGCACGCCGAGGAGTTCACCGAGGAGATGGCCATCGCGGCCGCCCGGGCCATCGCGGACGTGGTCGGCGAAGAGAAGATCAACCCGACGGTGATCGTGCCGAGCGTCTTCGACTCCCGGGTCGCCCCGGCGGTTGCCGCCGCCGTCCGCGCCGCCGCGCACAACCCCAGCCCGCTGCCGGCCGCCGACCCCGGCCCCGCCGACCTCCCCGAGATCGCCGCTAACGCCAGCGCCACCCCGTGA
- the lexA gene encoding transcriptional repressor LexA: protein MTEDRASRPKSPQQITEAGPPATRRRSAARSRTGQPAVRAVTPVVSTFPDPATVDLTARQRRILEFIRNWVERHGYPPSVREIGEAVGLVSPSSVAYQLKELEKKGFLRRDPNRPRAVDVRAPSEAIDDELSRAQRPTPAYVPMLGRIAAGGPILAEQAVEDIFPLPRELVGEGEVFMLQVKGDSMLDAAICDGDWVVVRQQPTADSGEIVAAMLDGEATVKTYRRRDGHVWLMPQNPAFDPIPGDDATIMGRVVAVLRRI, encoded by the coding sequence GTGACCGAGGACCGGGCCAGCCGGCCGAAGAGCCCGCAGCAGATCACCGAGGCGGGCCCCCCGGCCACCCGACGCCGCAGCGCCGCGCGGAGCCGGACGGGCCAGCCCGCCGTGCGCGCGGTCACCCCGGTGGTCAGCACCTTCCCCGACCCGGCGACGGTCGACCTGACCGCCCGCCAGCGCCGCATCCTGGAGTTCATCCGCAACTGGGTGGAACGACACGGCTACCCGCCGAGCGTGCGCGAGATCGGCGAGGCGGTCGGCCTGGTGTCGCCGTCCAGCGTCGCCTACCAGCTCAAGGAGTTGGAGAAGAAGGGCTTCCTGCGCCGCGACCCGAACCGGCCGCGCGCGGTGGACGTGCGCGCCCCCAGCGAGGCGATCGACGACGAGCTGTCGAGGGCACAGCGACCCACCCCGGCGTACGTGCCGATGCTCGGTCGGATCGCAGCGGGTGGGCCGATCCTCGCCGAGCAGGCCGTGGAGGACATCTTCCCGCTCCCCCGCGAGCTGGTGGGTGAGGGCGAGGTCTTCATGCTCCAGGTCAAGGGCGACTCGATGCTCGACGCGGCGATCTGCGACGGCGACTGGGTGGTCGTCCGGCAGCAGCCGACCGCCGACTCCGGCGAGATCGTGGCCGCCATGCTCGACGGCGAGGCGACAGTGAAGACCTACCGGCGGCGCGACGGGCACGTCTGGCTGATGCCCCAGAACCCGGCCTTCGACCCGATCCCCGGTGATGACGCCACCATCATGGGCCGGGTCGTGGCGGTGCTACGGCGGATCTGA
- the hflX gene encoding GTPase HflX, with protein sequence MRDQESFVPVEDELDDVTTGEMELSERQSLRRVPGLSTELTDVTEVEYRQLRLERVVLVGVWTEGTVTDAENSLTELAALAETAGSQVLEGLIQRRTRPDPATYIGRGKVDDLGAVVLSTGADTVICDGELSPSQLRNLEQRTKVKVVDRTALILDIFAQHAKSKEGKAQVELAQLEYLLPRLRGWGETLSRQTGGSGRGGGAGGGVGVRGPGETKLETDRRRIRHRISRLRREIKSMKTVRVTKRARRSRNAVPAVAIAGYTNAGKSSLLNRLTGAGVLVENALFATLDPTTRKATASDGRLYTLSDTVGFVRHLPHQIVEAFRSTLEEVAEADLVVHVVDGTHPDPEEQVRAVHAVLAEVSADRLPELLVVNKTDAADEDTLLRLKRLWPDAIFVSAYSGRGMDELRAAIEERLPSPAVEVRAVLPYDRGDLVARAHRTGEVLSTSHLPEGTLVHVRVGAELAAELAAFDVERQGQAAGSRS encoded by the coding sequence TTGCGAGACCAGGAGAGCTTTGTCCCCGTCGAGGACGAGCTCGACGACGTCACCACCGGCGAGATGGAGCTGTCAGAGCGGCAGTCCCTTCGACGCGTCCCGGGCCTGTCGACCGAGCTCACCGACGTCACCGAGGTGGAATACCGCCAGCTGCGGCTGGAGCGGGTCGTCCTGGTGGGCGTCTGGACCGAAGGCACAGTCACCGACGCGGAAAACTCGCTGACCGAGCTCGCCGCGCTGGCCGAGACCGCCGGTTCGCAGGTGCTCGAAGGGCTCATTCAGCGTCGTACCCGACCCGACCCGGCCACGTACATCGGCCGCGGCAAGGTCGACGACCTCGGTGCGGTGGTGCTCTCCACCGGCGCCGACACCGTCATCTGTGACGGTGAGTTGTCCCCGTCGCAGTTGCGCAACCTGGAGCAGCGCACCAAGGTCAAGGTCGTCGACCGCACGGCGCTGATCCTCGACATCTTCGCCCAGCACGCCAAGAGCAAGGAAGGTAAGGCGCAGGTCGAGCTGGCCCAGCTCGAATACCTGCTGCCCCGACTGCGCGGTTGGGGTGAGACGCTCTCCCGGCAGACCGGTGGTTCCGGCCGGGGCGGCGGCGCCGGCGGCGGTGTGGGTGTTCGTGGTCCCGGTGAGACAAAGCTGGAGACCGACCGGCGACGCATCCGTCACCGCATCTCCCGGCTGCGTCGCGAGATCAAGAGCATGAAGACGGTACGCGTGACCAAGCGCGCCCGGCGTTCCCGCAACGCCGTTCCCGCGGTGGCCATCGCCGGCTACACCAACGCCGGCAAGTCCAGCCTGCTCAACCGCCTGACCGGCGCGGGCGTGCTGGTGGAGAACGCTCTGTTCGCCACGCTGGACCCGACGACCCGCAAGGCCACCGCCTCGGACGGGCGGCTCTACACCCTCTCCGACACTGTCGGCTTCGTCCGGCACCTGCCGCACCAGATCGTCGAGGCGTTCCGCTCGACGCTGGAGGAGGTCGCGGAGGCGGATCTGGTGGTGCACGTCGTCGACGGCACCCACCCGGATCCGGAGGAGCAGGTCCGGGCGGTTCACGCGGTGCTCGCCGAGGTCAGCGCGGACCGGCTCCCCGAGCTGTTGGTGGTCAACAAGACCGACGCGGCCGACGAGGACACTCTGCTGCGGCTCAAGCGGCTCTGGCCGGACGCGATCTTCGTTTCCGCGTACTCCGGGCGGGGCATGGACGAGCTGCGCGCGGCGATCGAGGAGCGGCTGCCCAGCCCGGCCGTGGAGGTCCGGGCCGTGCTGCCGTACGACCGGGGTGACCTGGTTGCTCGGGCGCACCGCACGGGTGAGGTGCTCAGCACGTCGCACCTGCCGGAGGGCACCCTGGTGCACGTCCGCGTCGGTGCGGAGCTGGCGGCGGAGTTGGCGGCGTTCGACGTGGAGCGGCAGGGGCAGGCGGCCGGCAGCCGGTCCTGA